The following proteins come from a genomic window of Caldisalinibacter kiritimatiensis:
- a CDS encoding YitT family protein codes for MRINIKRFIFINIGILIMAVGLYYFLIPANLAVGGVTGLAMVINKVFPIIPIGIIMTISNIILFALAFLIIGKEFGGYTIYSSFLLSGMIYLFEIISPMDKPIIDDIMINLIYGIIIKGIGMAIIFYQNSSTGGTDIIAKIINKFTHLDIGKALLSADFIITIFAGLTFGAKLGLYALLGVIINAYVIDNVIAGFSKKMNIMIISDKKEEINQYIIKTISRGTTLYHGDGGFSNKEKTIINTVVSRKQYIKIKHYVQNIDPDAFITVGFVHEVLGEGFNFSN; via the coding sequence ATAGGAATATTAATTATGGCAGTAGGACTATACTATTTTTTAATTCCTGCCAATCTTGCAGTAGGTGGTGTTACAGGATTAGCCATGGTTATAAACAAAGTTTTTCCTATTATCCCAATAGGGATCATAATGACTATATCCAATATTATTCTTTTCGCCCTTGCCTTTCTAATAATAGGTAAGGAGTTCGGCGGATATACAATATACTCGAGCTTTCTTTTGTCTGGGATGATATATTTGTTCGAAATCATAAGCCCGATGGATAAGCCAATAATAGATGATATAATGATAAATTTAATCTATGGGATTATAATCAAAGGAATTGGTATGGCCATAATTTTTTATCAAAACTCTTCAACAGGTGGAACAGATATTATAGCAAAGATTATAAATAAGTTCACCCATTTAGATATAGGAAAGGCATTGCTTTCAGCCGATTTTATTATTACTATATTTGCAGGACTAACCTTTGGCGCTAAGCTTGGACTATATGCTCTATTAGGAGTTATTATCAATGCTTATGTAATAGATAATGTTATCGCAGGATTTAGTAAAAAAATGAATATTATGATTATAAGTGATAAAAAAGAAGAAATAAACCAGTATATAATCAAGACCATAAGTAGAGGAACTACTCTATATCACGGTGATGGTGGATTTTCAAATAAAGAGAAAACTATAATAAATACTGTCGTATCTAGAAAGCAATATATAAAAATTAAGCATTACGTTCAAAATATTGATCCAGATGCTTTTATAACAGTAGGGTTTGTCCATGAAGTATTAGGGGAAGGGTTTAATTTTAGTAATTAG